The following proteins are encoded in a genomic region of Nomascus leucogenys isolate Asia chromosome 17, Asia_NLE_v1, whole genome shotgun sequence:
- the TTC9B gene encoding tetratricopeptide repeat protein 9B, with amino-acid sequence MQRGALSPVLMLSAAPEPPPRPPPALSPPGPGPGSGSRHGSARPGPTPEPSGSLGAALDSSLRAAVAFKAEGQRCYREKKFREAIGKYHRALLQLKAAQGARPSGLPAPAPGSTSSPGPARLSEEQRRLVESTEVECYDSLTACLLQSELVNYERVREYCLKVLEKQQGNFKATYRAGIAFYHLGDYARALRYLQEARSREPTDTNVLRYIQLTQLKMNRCSLQREDSGAGAQTRDVIG; translated from the exons ATGCAGCGCGGCGCGCTGTCCCCGGTGCTGATGCTCAGCGCTGCCCCGGAGCCTCCGCCGCGCCCGCCTCCCGCCCTCTCCCCACCGGGCCCGGGCCCAGGCTCGGGCTCCCGCCATGGCTCGGCTCGTCCCGGTCCTACTCCAGAGCCGTCGGGGAGCCTGGGCGCGGCGCTCGACAGCAGCCTGCGGGCCGCCGTGGCGTTCAAGGCAGAGGGCCAGCGCTGCTATCGAGAGAAGAAGTTCCGGGAGGCCATCGGCAAGTATCACCGAGCGCTGCTGCAGCTGAAGGCGGCGCAGGGGGCCCGCCCTAGCGGCctgcccgcccccgcccccgggTCCACCAGCAGCCCTGGGCCGGCGCGCCTCAGCGAGGAGCAGCGGCGCCTGGTGGAGAGCACGGAGGTGGAGTGTTACGACTCCCTCACGG CTTGCCTGCTGCAGTCGGAGCTGGTAAACTACGAGCGCGTGCGCGAGTACTGTCTCAAGGTGCTGGAGAAGCAGCAGGGCAACTTCAAGGCCACCTACCGTGCCGGCATTGCCTTCTACCACCTGGGCGACTACGCACGCGCGCTGCGCTACCTGCAGGAGGCCCGCAGCCGGGAGCCCACAG ACACCAATGTGCTCCGCTACATCCAGCTGACTCAGCTGAAGATGAACCGTTGCAGCCTCCAGCGGGAAGACAGTGGGGCTGGGGCCCAGACTCGGGATGTAATTGGCTGA
- the CNTD2 gene encoding cyclin N-terminal domain-containing protein 2 isoform X2: MLSPTAFLDAEPSSAPVPDGFLAGPSVSPGRLARPPGLEEALSALGLQGEREYAGDIFAEVMEYLGLAGDTLYLAVHLLDSYLSAGRVRLHRLQLLGVACLFVACKMEECVLPEPAFLCLLSADSFSRAELLRAERRILSRLDFRLHHPGPLLCLGLLAALAGSSPRVMLLATYFLELSLLEAEAAGWEPGRRAAAALSLAHRLLDGAGFRLQPELYSLESPVPRMGHLQPLALPQFLHLPAAAPRNWAPLSRAWPALRSEVPRPVALQSSSSTRGPSARAPALPPPACSAASSLSLPEH; encoded by the exons ATGCTG AGTCCCACTGCCTTCCTCGATGCAGAGCCTTCGAGCGCCCCAGTCCCCGACGGCTTCCTCGCGGGCCCCAGTGTCTCCCCAGGACGCCTGGCGAGGCCACCAGGGCTGGAGGAGGCGCTGAGCGCGCTGGGGCTGCAGGGAGAACGCGAGTACGCCGGGGACATCTTCGCCGAAGTCATG GAGTACCTGGGTCTGGCTGGTGACACACTTTATCTGGCGGTGCACCTGCTTGATTCCTACCTGAGCGCTGGCCGTGTGCGCCTACATCGCCTGCAGCTGCTGGGCGTGGCCTGCCTGTTTGTGGCGTGCAAAATGGAAGAGTGCGTGCTTCCTGAG CCcgccttcctctgcctcctgagcgcGGACTCCTTCTCGCGGGCGGAGCTGCTGCGCGCCGAGCGCCGCATCCTGAGCCGCCTGGATTTCCGGCTGCACCACCCGGGCCCGCTGCTGTGCCTCGGGCTGCTGGCCGCACTGGCAGGGAGCAGCCCCCGG GTGATGCTACTTGCCACCTACTTCCTGGAGCTGTCTTTgctggaggccgaggcggcgggaTGGGAGCCGGGTCGTCGCGCGGCTGCGGCTCTGAGCCTGGCGCATCGCTTGCTCGACGGGGCGGGCTTCAGGCTCCAGCCGGAACTTTACAG CCTCGAGTCTCCAGTTCCAAGGATGGGTCATCTCCAACCCCttgccctgcctcagtttctccatctcccTGCTGCAGCCCCGAGGAACTGGGCACCCTTGAGCCGTGCATGGCCCGCGCTGCGCTCCGAGGTCCCGCGCCCGGTGGCGCTGCAGTCTTCCTCAAGTACGCGCGGCCCCAGCGCCAGGGCACCAGCCTTGCCGCCGCCTGCCTGCTCCGCCGCCTCCAGTCTGAGCCTCCCTGAGCactga
- the CNTD2 gene encoding cyclin N-terminal domain-containing protein 2 isoform X1, translating into MLSPTAFLDAEPSSAPVPDGFLAGPSVSPGRLARPPGLEEALSALGLQGEREYAGDIFAEVMVCRVQPRRALPRAVTPEMRALVVDWLVQVHEYLGLAGDTLYLAVHLLDSYLSAGRVRLHRLQLLGVACLFVACKMEECVLPEPAFLCLLSADSFSRAELLRAERRILSRLDFRLHHPGPLLCLGLLAALAGSSPRVMLLATYFLELSLLEAEAAGWEPGRRAAAALSLAHRLLDGAGFRLQPELYSLESPVPRMGHLQPLALPQFLHLPAAAPRNWAPLSRAWPALRSEVPRPVALQSSSSTRGPSARAPALPPPACSAASSLSLPEH; encoded by the exons ATGCTG AGTCCCACTGCCTTCCTCGATGCAGAGCCTTCGAGCGCCCCAGTCCCCGACGGCTTCCTCGCGGGCCCCAGTGTCTCCCCAGGACGCCTGGCGAGGCCACCAGGGCTGGAGGAGGCGCTGAGCGCGCTGGGGCTGCAGGGAGAACGCGAGTACGCCGGGGACATCTTCGCCGAAGTCATG GTGTGCCGCGTGCAGCCCCGGAGAGCCCTGCCCCGCGCTGTGACCCCGGAGATGCGCGCCCTGGTGGTAGACTGGCTGGTCCAGGTGCAC GAGTACCTGGGTCTGGCTGGTGACACACTTTATCTGGCGGTGCACCTGCTTGATTCCTACCTGAGCGCTGGCCGTGTGCGCCTACATCGCCTGCAGCTGCTGGGCGTGGCCTGCCTGTTTGTGGCGTGCAAAATGGAAGAGTGCGTGCTTCCTGAG CCcgccttcctctgcctcctgagcgcGGACTCCTTCTCGCGGGCGGAGCTGCTGCGCGCCGAGCGCCGCATCCTGAGCCGCCTGGATTTCCGGCTGCACCACCCGGGCCCGCTGCTGTGCCTCGGGCTGCTGGCCGCACTGGCAGGGAGCAGCCCCCGG GTGATGCTACTTGCCACCTACTTCCTGGAGCTGTCTTTgctggaggccgaggcggcgggaTGGGAGCCGGGTCGTCGCGCGGCTGCGGCTCTGAGCCTGGCGCATCGCTTGCTCGACGGGGCGGGCTTCAGGCTCCAGCCGGAACTTTACAG CCTCGAGTCTCCAGTTCCAAGGATGGGTCATCTCCAACCCCttgccctgcctcagtttctccatctcccTGCTGCAGCCCCGAGGAACTGGGCACCCTTGAGCCGTGCATGGCCCGCGCTGCGCTCCGAGGTCCCGCGCCCGGTGGCGCTGCAGTCTTCCTCAAGTACGCGCGGCCCCAGCGCCAGGGCACCAGCCTTGCCGCCGCCTGCCTGCTCCGCCGCCTCCAGTCTGAGCCTCCCTGAGCactga